One window of the Shewanella litorisediminis genome contains the following:
- a CDS encoding threonine/serine ThrE exporter family protein, which yields MDNVEFIEKRRFIIKLGKALHKFGTPAYRLETHLQNVSRMLGIEGYFLISPTSMTFVLQHDADQEYNHVARVKPGELDLGSLARTDELVDELISGKRTLQDAMDRLEEIINKPNPYGPLLTLLAFGSSAAAFAMLMGSGWNDVLWSGLLGLIVYALVYRAERSKRMAEMLEPLAAIVCALGATFISQYDPGINIPVVILSGIIIFIPGLALTLGLAELAARDLMSGTMRIMDAVMLLFKLYFGAILGLVVGKALFGEAIYMESQPVPRLAIWSAVPILSMALVIIFKARMKDAPWGVLAGIVAFFSAMAGGIYLGDSIGIFIGAFAVGIYSNLFARWMKAPASIALLQGIVILVPGSKTYIGLNVLISGETMLNQAHLGSQIFLIFMSLIAGLIFANVAVPPRRTL from the coding sequence GTGGACAACGTAGAATTCATTGAAAAACGCAGGTTTATCATTAAGTTGGGAAAGGCTCTGCACAAGTTTGGCACGCCGGCGTACCGACTGGAGACCCACTTGCAAAATGTATCCAGAATGTTGGGTATCGAGGGGTATTTTCTGATTTCCCCCACCTCCATGACCTTCGTACTGCAACACGATGCCGATCAGGAATATAACCACGTCGCCCGGGTGAAACCCGGTGAGCTGGATCTGGGCTCCCTTGCCCGCACCGACGAACTGGTGGATGAACTTATCAGCGGCAAGCGCACCCTGCAGGATGCCATGGATCGCCTGGAAGAAATCATCAACAAACCCAATCCCTATGGCCCACTGCTCACCCTGCTGGCGTTCGGCTCGTCGGCCGCAGCCTTTGCCATGCTGATGGGCTCGGGTTGGAACGACGTGCTCTGGTCGGGTCTGCTCGGTCTGATAGTGTATGCGCTGGTTTACCGGGCCGAGCGTTCCAAACGCATGGCCGAAATGCTGGAGCCTCTGGCCGCCATTGTTTGTGCTCTGGGCGCCACCTTCATCAGCCAGTACGATCCCGGCATCAATATCCCTGTGGTGATTCTATCGGGGATCATTATCTTTATTCCCGGCCTCGCCTTGACTTTGGGATTGGCAGAGCTCGCCGCCCGGGATCTCATGTCAGGCACCATGCGCATCATGGATGCGGTCATGCTGCTGTTTAAGCTGTATTTTGGTGCCATTCTCGGACTGGTGGTGGGTAAAGCCTTGTTTGGAGAGGCTATTTATATGGAGTCTCAGCCCGTACCGAGATTAGCCATCTGGTCTGCGGTCCCCATTTTGTCCATGGCGCTGGTGATTATCTTTAAAGCCCGCATGAAGGATGCGCCATGGGGCGTGCTGGCCGGGATTGTGGCCTTCTTTTCGGCCATGGCGGGCGGTATCTATCTTGGCGACAGCATAGGCATTTTTATCGGCGCCTTTGCCGTGGGGATATACTCTAACCTCTTCGCCCGCTGGATGAAGGCACCAGCCTCCATTGCCTTGCTGCAGGGGATAGTGATCCTGGTACCGGGCAGCAAAACCTACATAGGGCTGAACGTGCTTATCTCGGGTGAAACCATGCTCAACCAGGCCCATCTGGGGTCGCAGATTTTCCTGATTTTTATGTCACTCATTGCCGGCCTCATCTTTGCCAACGTGGCCGTGCCACCGCGCAGAACCCTCTGA